Proteins encoded by one window of Dietzia sp. B32:
- a CDS encoding HRDC domain-containing protein: MSGRRRGETPPGSPPPPAEYEFTDDPASIEAVAEALRSSPGPVAVDVERASGIRYSERAFLLQLRAPTGPALLVDPETPGRTIGSVADVLSTRPLLLHAASQDLPSLRELGVSPTSLVDTELAGRFLGTERVNLGAMISEHLGIGLAKAHSAADWSRRPLPAAWLDYAAYDVLFLHELADEVLPRLDELGRREWFEAECRYLVESGPAPAAPDPWRRLSRLSTLRDGRQLARARELWMARDRVAAERDIAPKRLLGDAAIVEAARVGPSNAAALLAIDGFDGPHRRRLAGEWLAALEWAEGLGRGDLPSRQGPPAEHPPHASWKRNEPEAAELLEIARDEIGALADELGLEPGLLLKPSTLRLWVWRAATTRPTDDGALLHDVLTAENARAWQIELTADPLLEAVRRFRADS, from the coding sequence GTGAGCGGGCGTCGCCGCGGCGAGACCCCGCCCGGGTCACCGCCTCCCCCGGCCGAGTACGAGTTCACCGACGACCCGGCCTCCATCGAGGCGGTCGCCGAGGCCCTGCGATCCTCGCCCGGCCCCGTCGCGGTCGACGTCGAACGCGCCTCGGGGATCCGCTACTCCGAGCGGGCCTTCCTCCTGCAGCTCCGCGCCCCGACCGGCCCCGCCCTGCTCGTGGACCCGGAGACCCCGGGTCGGACCATCGGCTCCGTCGCCGACGTCCTGTCGACCCGGCCCCTGCTGCTCCACGCCGCGAGTCAGGACCTCCCGTCGCTGCGTGAACTGGGGGTCTCCCCGACCTCGCTCGTCGACACCGAACTGGCCGGACGCTTCCTCGGCACCGAGCGGGTCAACCTCGGGGCGATGATCTCCGAACACCTCGGGATCGGCCTGGCCAAGGCGCACTCCGCCGCCGACTGGTCCCGTCGCCCGTTGCCGGCGGCGTGGTTGGACTACGCCGCCTACGACGTGCTTTTCCTCCACGAACTGGCGGACGAGGTCCTCCCGCGGCTCGACGAGCTCGGCCGCCGCGAATGGTTCGAGGCCGAGTGTCGGTACCTGGTGGAGTCCGGCCCGGCACCTGCCGCGCCGGACCCCTGGCGTCGACTGTCTCGCTTGTCGACCCTGCGTGACGGGCGTCAGCTCGCCCGGGCACGGGAGCTGTGGATGGCCCGGGACCGGGTCGCCGCCGAGCGCGACATCGCACCCAAACGGCTCCTCGGCGACGCGGCGATCGTCGAGGCCGCCAGGGTGGGGCCGTCGAACGCGGCGGCCCTGTTGGCGATCGACGGGTTCGACGGGCCGCACCGCCGGCGTCTGGCCGGGGAGTGGCTGGCCGCACTCGAGTGGGCCGAAGGACTCGGGCGCGGGGACCTCCCCTCCCGCCAGGGGCCACCCGCCGAGCATCCCCCGCACGCGTCGTGGAAGCGCAACGAGCCCGAGGCCGCGGAACTGCTCGAGATCGCCCGCGACGAGATCGGCGCGCTCGCCGACGAACTGGGACTCGAGCCCGGGCTGCTGCTCAAACCCTCGACCCTGAGACTGTGGGTGTGGCGCGCGGCCACCACCCGGCCCACCGACGACGGTGCGCTGCTCCACGACGTGCTGACCGCGGAGAATGCCCGCGCCTGGCAGATCGAACTGACCGCCGACCCGCTGCTGGAGGCGGTGCGGCGCTTCCGAGCGGACTCCTGA
- a CDS encoding DUF3000 domain-containing protein — MSTSVNDGAPEVFREAVESLSRLEVRPEISVGPIRPPQRLAPYSHALGVEIIPPSGDDVPEFSDGDAFGRLILLHDPSGDDAWNGTLRLVAYIQADMEASLAADPLLPQVAWSWLTEALDEQAGPYTSLGGTVTSTASVRYGDIAGPPQSHQLELRASWTALESDLTGHASAFCSTLALAAGLPPVGVTSLHRRS; from the coding sequence GTGAGCACATCGGTCAATGACGGCGCACCCGAGGTCTTCCGGGAGGCGGTCGAGTCGCTGTCGCGACTCGAGGTACGCCCCGAGATCTCGGTCGGCCCGATCCGCCCGCCGCAGCGACTGGCACCCTACAGTCACGCCCTCGGCGTCGAGATCATCCCGCCGTCCGGGGACGACGTCCCGGAGTTCTCCGACGGCGACGCCTTCGGCCGCCTCATCCTGCTGCACGACCCCTCGGGGGACGATGCATGGAACGGCACCCTGCGCCTGGTGGCCTACATCCAGGCGGACATGGAGGCGTCCCTGGCGGCCGACCCGCTCCTGCCCCAGGTGGCGTGGAGCTGGCTCACCGAGGCCCTCGATGAGCAGGCCGGGCCCTACACCTCACTGGGTGGCACCGTGACCAGCACCGCGTCCGTCCGTTACGGCGACATCGCCGGTCCTCCCCAGTCGCATCAACTCGAACTGCGCGCGTCCTGGACCGCCCTCGAGTCCGACCTGACGGGGCACGCGTCCGCGTTCTGCTCCACCCTGGCACTGGCCGCCGGCCTCCCGCCCGTCGGCGTGACCTCCCTGCACCGGCGGTCGTGA
- a CDS encoding GNAT family N-acetyltransferase, giving the protein MTPRLQHASGADIDAVASLAARTFPLACPPELDAPAIEAFIAENLTPEALRAHLDTPGHELLVASGTGGEAVGYVLLVAGTEMDPDCAAQIVHHPTIGISKFYVDPAHHGAGLAAVMLDDVSRRSRAGGARSVWLATNLANTRARRFYGKHGFLERGQRTFDVGGVLNTDVVYELPL; this is encoded by the coding sequence GTGACACCGCGATTGCAGCATGCTTCAGGGGCCGACATCGACGCCGTGGCGTCGCTCGCCGCACGCACCTTCCCCCTGGCGTGCCCGCCCGAGTTGGATGCTCCGGCGATCGAGGCGTTCATCGCCGAGAACCTGACCCCGGAGGCCCTGCGGGCCCACCTCGATACTCCGGGTCACGAGCTGCTGGTCGCGAGTGGGACCGGAGGCGAGGCCGTCGGTTACGTCCTACTCGTGGCGGGGACGGAGATGGACCCGGACTGTGCGGCCCAGATCGTGCACCACCCGACTATCGGAATCAGCAAGTTCTACGTTGATCCCGCCCACCACGGAGCAGGCCTGGCCGCGGTGATGCTCGACGACGTCTCGCGGCGGAGCAGAGCGGGCGGCGCCCGGAGTGTGTGGCTGGCCACCAACCTCGCCAACACGAGGGCACGGCGCTTCTACGGCAAGCACGGATTCCTGGAGCGGGGACAACGGACCTTCGACGTCGGTGGTGTGCTCAACACCGACGTCGTCTACGAACTGCCCCTATAG
- the zapE gene encoding cell division protein ZapE encodes MVSRLVDVTPVVPADQLVAQMVPPSMFDDVSFDSYIPDPAQPSQAAAVTACRSFAESVVARRAPKKGIFGRRPKAVQGTGIYLDGGFGVGKTHLLTSIYHNCPEPKAFGTFVELTHVVGALGFNRAVDELSGHSVLCIDEFELDDPGDTMLVSRLLAELTTAGVSVAATSNTLPEQLGEGRFAAKDFMREIRKMSGIFESIRVDGPDYRHRNLPPAPDPMNDADLEADAEAVSGATLDDFDALCEHLSTLHPSKYNRLVDGVTRVCLSGVKPLPDQSIALRLVVLADRLYDAGIPVRNSGEKLDAIFTEEMVAGGYRKKYLRATSRLLALSRFETVGG; translated from the coding sequence ATGGTCTCTCGCCTCGTTGACGTCACCCCGGTGGTCCCCGCCGACCAGCTCGTGGCACAGATGGTCCCCCCGTCGATGTTCGACGACGTCAGTTTCGACTCCTACATCCCCGACCCGGCGCAGCCCTCCCAGGCCGCTGCGGTCACGGCGTGTCGGTCGTTCGCCGAGTCGGTGGTGGCCCGTCGCGCGCCCAAGAAGGGGATCTTCGGCCGACGTCCGAAGGCGGTGCAGGGCACCGGCATCTACCTGGACGGCGGCTTCGGTGTGGGCAAGACCCACCTGCTGACATCGATTTACCACAACTGCCCCGAGCCCAAGGCGTTCGGGACGTTCGTCGAGTTGACCCACGTCGTCGGTGCCCTCGGGTTCAACCGGGCCGTCGACGAGCTCTCCGGGCACTCCGTCCTGTGCATCGACGAGTTCGAGCTCGACGACCCGGGGGACACCATGCTGGTGTCCCGCCTGCTCGCGGAGCTCACCACGGCCGGGGTGAGTGTCGCGGCCACGTCAAACACGCTGCCCGAGCAGCTGGGGGAGGGCCGGTTCGCGGCCAAGGACTTCATGCGCGAGATCCGGAAGATGTCCGGCATCTTCGAGTCGATCCGGGTCGATGGCCCGGACTATCGGCACCGTAACCTGCCCCCCGCTCCGGACCCGATGAACGACGCCGACCTCGAGGCCGACGCTGAGGCGGTCTCGGGTGCGACTCTCGACGACTTCGACGCACTGTGCGAGCACCTGTCGACCCTGCACCCGTCCAAGTACAACCGTCTCGTCGACGGCGTCACCCGAGTCTGCCTCAGCGGGGTCAAGCCGCTGCCGGACCAGTCGATCGCGCTGCGCCTGGTCGTGCTCGCCGATCGTCTCTACGACGCGGGCATCCCCGTGCGTAACTCCGGTGAGAAGCTGGACGCGATCTTCACCGAGGAGATGGTCGCCGGCGGCTACCGCAAGAAGTACCTCCGGGCGACCTCGCGTCTACTGGCGTTGTCCCGGTTCGAGACCGTCGGGGGCTGA
- a CDS encoding alpha/beta hydrolase, with protein sequence MTRHRGIRAIGAGVTVLALSVAACAPLPATGPRLATGDGPGRTSGGGVAEEPEAPPDWLAPRADLSWVPCPNSRVGGIPEDATIECSLVGDTPVLRLTATDTPDDAAPLVVVAGPETPADSLVARLASAGPELGRSRPLVVVDHRGRTGPAGTCLSFPARRTLDALADRGTDPGSPELRANLADTSQSCTDQLQGRELDFGSAGAAEDLERLRQQWDVPGLAVMGIGTGARTALAYAGAHPGRLSLLVLDSPAPADGDQEAAARAGIDGSDAALRLWAAACTRVECGPGDADEKVAALDRALDRARDPGAAVPAALLSDVIRSALADLSGASAPAPSPGDVLLGDLVAAAPGETPDSVRGRAAALAGTSLPYVAGCSDLTRRVPVNRVEELRAEWEQTPPFGEIVAAQLSACSTWPVPGPSPVTLPADTPVLLVGGIADPQAGAAALEPTAGALTAAGASDVRIVTWGAPGSQVILHSGCVRSAVTGFLDDPDAAGESAACPS encoded by the coding sequence GTGACGCGACACCGGGGCATCCGGGCGATCGGTGCGGGCGTGACGGTGCTGGCATTGTCGGTCGCGGCGTGCGCGCCACTGCCCGCGACGGGTCCACGGCTGGCGACCGGGGACGGACCCGGGAGGACCTCGGGGGGCGGCGTCGCCGAGGAGCCCGAGGCCCCGCCCGACTGGCTCGCGCCGCGGGCCGACCTGAGCTGGGTCCCGTGTCCCAACAGCCGGGTCGGCGGGATCCCCGAGGACGCGACCATTGAGTGTTCGCTGGTCGGGGACACGCCGGTGTTGCGACTCACCGCGACGGACACACCGGACGACGCGGCTCCGCTCGTCGTCGTCGCCGGTCCCGAGACACCGGCCGATTCACTCGTCGCGAGGCTCGCCTCCGCCGGCCCCGAGCTCGGCCGCTCCAGACCGCTGGTCGTCGTGGACCACCGCGGGCGGACCGGGCCGGCCGGCACCTGCCTGTCGTTTCCGGCGCGCCGCACGCTCGACGCACTGGCGGATCGGGGCACCGATCCCGGCTCGCCGGAACTGCGAGCGAACCTCGCCGACACCTCCCAGTCCTGCACGGACCAGCTCCAGGGCCGCGAACTGGACTTCGGCTCCGCCGGCGCCGCCGAGGACCTCGAACGTCTACGCCAGCAGTGGGATGTGCCCGGGCTCGCCGTGATGGGGATCGGCACCGGGGCCCGGACCGCGCTGGCCTACGCCGGCGCGCACCCCGGCCGGCTGTCCCTGCTGGTGCTCGACTCCCCCGCCCCGGCGGACGGTGACCAGGAGGCCGCGGCCCGCGCCGGGATCGACGGCTCAGACGCGGCGCTGCGGCTGTGGGCCGCGGCGTGCACCCGCGTCGAGTGCGGGCCCGGGGACGCCGACGAGAAGGTCGCGGCCCTGGACCGCGCCCTGGATCGCGCCCGCGACCCCGGTGCGGCGGTCCCCGCGGCATTGCTGTCCGACGTGATCCGGTCGGCTCTCGCAGACCTGTCCGGCGCGTCCGCCCCGGCCCCGTCGCCGGGAGACGTCCTCCTGGGCGACCTCGTCGCCGCCGCCCCCGGCGAGACCCCGGACAGTGTCCGCGGCCGTGCCGCCGCACTGGCCGGCACGTCGTTGCCGTACGTGGCCGGATGTTCCGACCTGACACGTCGCGTCCCGGTCAACCGGGTGGAGGAACTACGGGCAGAGTGGGAGCAGACCCCTCCGTTCGGGGAGATCGTCGCCGCACAGCTGTCCGCGTGCTCCACCTGGCCCGTCCCCGGGCCCTCCCCCGTGACCCTGCCCGCGGACACCCCGGTGCTGCTGGTCGGCGGCATCGCCGATCCACAGGCCGGGGCCGCCGCGCTCGAACCGACCGCCGGCGCGCTCACCGCCGCCGGGGCCTCCGACGTGCGGATCGTCACCTGGGGCGCACCGGGGTCGCAGGTGATCCTGCACTCCGGATGCGTCCGGAGCGCCGTCACCGGGTTCCTCGACGACCCCGACGCCGCAGGGGAATCCGCCGCCTGCCCGTCCTGA
- a CDS encoding dihydrofolate reductase family protein: protein MTRPTVLDDDPAALEALWAALDPEPGLPVPCIRAVMISSVDGTTTVDGRSGGLGTPTDRLVYDAMRARSDLVLVGSGTVLAEGYGPARTAAVWADRRPGPPPVVLVFTRTLGDDLIDHCASAGDGLQVVATHGVTGDRLTAARARGITVHVLDPGPLRNTVRSLATHFGASEVTFEGGPRLLGTFLREGAVDELILSMSPEIILGGDDSRLAEATATTRVPLRVAAAFTCPRGGLYTRWVVTGTDGREGVR from the coding sequence ATGACACGGCCCACCGTGCTCGACGACGACCCCGCGGCCCTCGAGGCCCTGTGGGCGGCACTGGACCCCGAACCGGGCCTGCCCGTGCCGTGCATCCGCGCGGTGATGATCTCCTCGGTCGACGGCACGACCACCGTGGACGGGCGCAGCGGCGGGCTGGGCACCCCGACGGACCGGCTGGTCTACGACGCCATGAGGGCACGGTCCGACCTGGTCCTGGTGGGCTCGGGCACCGTCCTCGCCGAGGGTTACGGCCCCGCCCGCACCGCCGCCGTGTGGGCCGACAGACGTCCCGGCCCCCCGCCCGTGGTCCTGGTGTTCACCCGCACCCTGGGCGACGACCTCATCGACCACTGCGCCAGTGCCGGCGACGGATTGCAGGTGGTCGCCACCCACGGTGTGACCGGTGACCGACTCACCGCCGCCCGGGCGCGCGGGATCACGGTCCACGTCCTCGACCCGGGCCCGCTGCGGAACACCGTGCGATCGCTGGCCACTCATTTCGGGGCCTCGGAGGTGACCTTCGAAGGCGGCCCGCGGCTGCTCGGGACCTTCCTGCGTGAGGGCGCGGTCGACGAACTGATCCTGTCGATGTCCCCGGAGATCATCCTCGGCGGTGACGACTCCCGACTGGCGGAGGCCACCGCCACCACCCGGGTCCCCCTGCGCGTCGCGGCGGCCTTCACGTGCCCCCGCGGCGGCCTCTACACACGCTGGGTCGTCACCGGAACTGACGGACGGGAGGGCGTGCGGTGA
- the hemG gene encoding protoporphyrinogen oxidase, with translation MGPRVAVVGGGLSGLTAAYQLSRELPDAHITVLEASDRPGGALHTADFPSGPMELGAEAFIGRRPEASDLVSELGLTGALRHPGPLGPAILTGGRMVPMPSGTLMGLPSDVAALSDVLGPRELAVAAREVDLPLDWEPGGDVSLGSLVSERFGHAVVTRLVDPMLGGVYAAPSTGLGLRQVIPGLAQALDRGAPSLTAAAGELVGHRVPGPVFATLDGGYRLLVDALVRSSGAVIRTHATCTALHRDGPRYSLAVVGDRGSWACEADLVVVAVPVPHAAPLLVAAGGLDSDDRGLSGIRTASSAVVALEVDRSLDLPGRSGVLVATDEPVPFKAMTFTSRKWPHLDTRPGHLVRVSFGRLDDDEVLAADDATLSRMAESALGGLCGSAPTVLHSRVRRWSDALAEIGPGHDARIAGVRDELAERLPGVELVGGATEGVGVPACIGSARAAARRLAAKWQD, from the coding sequence GTGGGCCCACGCGTCGCCGTCGTGGGGGGCGGCCTCAGTGGACTGACCGCCGCCTACCAGCTCTCCCGGGAGCTCCCGGACGCGCACATCACCGTCCTCGAGGCCTCGGACAGGCCGGGCGGGGCGCTGCACACCGCGGACTTCCCGTCCGGCCCGATGGAGCTCGGTGCCGAGGCCTTCATCGGCCGCCGGCCCGAGGCGAGCGACCTCGTCTCCGAGCTCGGCCTCACCGGCGCGCTCCGCCATCCCGGCCCCCTCGGGCCGGCCATCCTCACCGGGGGCCGGATGGTCCCCATGCCCTCCGGCACGCTGATGGGGCTCCCGTCCGACGTGGCGGCGCTGTCCGACGTGCTGGGACCACGCGAACTCGCCGTCGCCGCGCGCGAGGTCGACCTGCCGCTGGACTGGGAACCGGGAGGCGACGTCTCGCTCGGGTCGCTCGTCTCCGAGCGATTCGGTCACGCCGTCGTCACGCGGCTCGTCGACCCCATGCTCGGGGGCGTGTACGCCGCTCCCAGCACAGGACTGGGGCTGCGGCAGGTGATCCCGGGGCTGGCACAGGCCCTCGACCGGGGCGCGCCCAGCCTCACCGCCGCCGCCGGGGAACTCGTCGGCCACCGCGTGCCGGGCCCGGTGTTCGCCACCCTCGACGGCGGCTACCGGCTCCTCGTGGACGCACTCGTCCGGTCCTCGGGGGCCGTCATCCGCACACACGCCACCTGCACCGCCCTCCACCGGGACGGTCCCCGTTACTCGTTGGCGGTGGTCGGCGACCGCGGGTCGTGGGCGTGTGAGGCGGACCTCGTCGTCGTCGCCGTCCCCGTCCCCCACGCCGCCCCGCTCCTCGTGGCCGCCGGTGGGCTCGACTCCGACGACCGGGGCCTGTCCGGGATCCGGACGGCCTCCTCGGCCGTCGTCGCGTTGGAGGTCGACCGCTCCCTCGACCTGCCCGGGCGTTCCGGCGTCCTGGTGGCGACCGACGAACCGGTGCCGTTCAAGGCGATGACCTTCACCAGCCGCAAGTGGCCGCACCTCGACACCCGACCCGGTCACCTGGTGCGGGTGTCGTTCGGGAGACTGGACGACGACGAGGTCCTCGCCGCCGACGACGCCACCCTCTCCCGCATGGCCGAATCCGCACTGGGAGGACTGTGCGGCTCCGCTCCGACGGTCCTGCACTCGCGGGTGCGCCGCTGGTCCGACGCCCTCGCCGAGATCGGCCCCGGACACGACGCGCGGATCGCGGGCGTGCGCGACGAACTGGCCGAGCGCCTGCCCGGGGTGGAACTCGTCGGGGGGGCGACCGAGGGCGTGGGGGTGCCCGCCTGTATCGGCTCGGCACGGGCCGCGGCCCGGCGACTGGCGGCGAAGTGGCAGGATTGA
- the hemE gene encoding uroporphyrinogen decarboxylase has product MGGVLNSDASSTSRSVDPTAGAATTGRRAGTGPYLDEVTGVGGAHTPVWFMRQAGRSLPEYKEVRAGSTMLEACFDPAMTCEITLQPVRRHGVDAAIFFSDIVIPLAAAGVDIDIVPGTGPVVAEPIRDEAGVAALPELTPDRLDKIEEAVRLVVAELDPEVALIGFAGAPFTMASYLIEGGPSRNHEHTKSLMYSRPDVWNALMAKLADLTTVFLRAQIDAGVDAVQLFDSWAGALSLRDYRALVLPHSTRIFADEVISTVPRTHFGVGTGELLGAMGDAGPEVVGVDWRIPLDDAAGRVPGKVLQGNLDPAMLFADRSALDGEVRRIVEEGSRARDLGARGHVFNLGHGVLPSTDPGAVTHVVELVHELTGK; this is encoded by the coding sequence ATGGGGGGCGTGTTGAACTCTGATGCGTCCTCGACCTCCCGTTCCGTCGACCCCACCGCGGGTGCCGCGACCACCGGCCGCCGCGCCGGGACCGGCCCCTACCTCGACGAGGTGACCGGCGTCGGCGGTGCACACACCCCGGTGTGGTTCATGCGCCAGGCGGGACGCTCGCTTCCCGAGTACAAGGAGGTGCGTGCCGGCTCCACCATGCTGGAGGCCTGCTTCGATCCCGCGATGACGTGTGAGATCACCCTGCAGCCGGTCCGCCGCCACGGGGTGGACGCCGCGATCTTCTTCTCCGACATCGTGATCCCGCTGGCCGCCGCCGGTGTGGACATCGACATCGTCCCCGGGACCGGGCCCGTGGTGGCCGAGCCGATCCGCGACGAGGCGGGCGTCGCGGCACTGCCGGAGCTCACCCCGGACCGGCTCGACAAGATCGAGGAGGCCGTGCGCCTGGTCGTGGCCGAACTCGACCCGGAGGTGGCGCTCATCGGCTTCGCCGGCGCCCCCTTCACCATGGCCTCCTACCTCATCGAGGGCGGCCCGAGCCGCAACCACGAGCACACCAAGTCGCTGATGTACTCGCGGCCCGACGTGTGGAACGCGCTCATGGCCAAACTGGCCGACCTGACCACGGTGTTCCTGCGGGCGCAGATCGACGCCGGGGTGGACGCCGTCCAGCTCTTCGACTCGTGGGCCGGCGCGCTCAGCCTGCGGGACTACCGCGCGCTGGTTCTGCCGCACTCCACCCGCATCTTCGCCGACGAGGTCATCTCGACTGTCCCTCGCACCCACTTCGGCGTGGGCACCGGTGAACTGCTCGGCGCGATGGGCGATGCCGGTCCGGAGGTCGTCGGTGTGGACTGGAGGATCCCACTCGACGACGCCGCCGGGCGGGTACCGGGCAAGGTCCTGCAGGGCAACCTCGACCCCGCCATGCTCTTCGCCGATCGGTCCGCACTGGACGGCGAGGTCCGACGGATAGTCGAGGAGGGCAGCCGGGCCCGCGACCTCGGCGCACGCGGCCACGTGTTCAACCTCGGCCACGGTGTCCTGCCGAGCACCGACCCGGGCGCGGTGACCCACGTGGTGGAGCTCGTCCACGAGCTGACCGGGAAGTAG
- the hemQ gene encoding hydrogen peroxide-dependent heme synthase: MARLDYKKLNSTLRYLMFSVFTVTPGQLGEDRDTVAADLETFLARYDGTDVVVRGLYDISGLRAEADFMIWTHCEHIEELQRFYNEFRRTTILGRASTAYWSNTALHRPAEFNKSHIPAFLAEEEPGAYVSVYPFVRSYEWYLLPDEERRQILAQHGRAAREYPDVRANTVPSFTLGDYEWILAFEAPQLDRIVDLMREMRATEARRHVREEIPFFTGPRVTARQLAASMP; the protein is encoded by the coding sequence ATGGCACGCCTTGATTACAAGAAGCTCAACTCGACCCTGCGGTACCTGATGTTCTCCGTCTTCACGGTGACCCCGGGTCAGCTCGGGGAGGACCGGGACACGGTCGCCGCGGACCTGGAGACGTTCCTCGCCCGCTACGACGGCACGGATGTGGTGGTGCGGGGCCTGTACGACATCTCGGGCCTGCGCGCCGAGGCCGACTTCATGATCTGGACCCACTGCGAGCACATCGAGGAGCTCCAGCGGTTCTACAACGAGTTCCGACGCACCACGATCCTGGGCCGGGCGAGCACCGCCTACTGGTCCAACACCGCACTGCACCGTCCCGCGGAGTTCAACAAGAGCCACATCCCGGCGTTCCTCGCCGAGGAGGAGCCGGGTGCCTACGTCTCCGTGTACCCGTTCGTGCGCTCCTACGAGTGGTACCTGCTCCCGGACGAGGAGCGGCGCCAGATCCTCGCCCAGCACGGCCGCGCCGCCCGCGAGTACCCGGACGTCCGCGCCAACACCGTGCCGTCCTTCACACTCGGGGACTACGAATGGATCCTGGCGTTCGAGGCCCCGCAGCTCGACCGCATCGTCGACCTCATGCGTGAGATGCGGGCGACCGAGGCCCGGCGTCACGTGCGCGAGGAGATCCCGTTCTTCACCGGGCCGCGCGTCACGGCTCGGCAGTTGGCCGCTTCTATGCCCTGA
- a CDS encoding glycosyltransferase family 87 protein, with protein sequence MPLPSRSTTTVPRVLTHVLWPLAIMTVIHRVVIKAVNGSITNDFGTVYAATRRFLAGEPVYAESLLTVQPHYLYAPSGTFVLAPFGMIDNYTLARWLFIGVNTAAIIAALWLLMRLFDLDVRSFAAPAILLAAFCTEAVTNTLVFTNVNGVVFLCQVAFLYLLHRRRLWWAGAAIGMSLAIKPMLAPLLVLPLIRKQWQPFVTAAAIPAVTMAAGWALTVDARSYVDTTLTYMGEVRDYYNSSIAGLGLYYGVPEPIVLVARILVVVATLLAVWLLLDYRHNHEVLWLATTSGVVLTGVFLVSTLGQMYYSMMLIPLMLTVVLDKSLVRNWPAWLAAYGFFTLDFWESARWPYYGRLLEFAHPTLGWSLLLATILVVLLWRRTDPHRHERIAPAAVSA encoded by the coding sequence GTGCCGCTGCCCTCCCGAAGCACGACGACCGTGCCCCGTGTCCTGACCCATGTGTTGTGGCCGCTGGCGATCATGACCGTGATCCACCGCGTCGTGATCAAGGCCGTCAACGGATCCATCACGAACGACTTCGGCACCGTCTACGCCGCCACCAGGCGTTTCCTGGCCGGCGAGCCGGTGTACGCCGAGAGTCTGCTGACGGTGCAGCCGCACTACCTCTACGCCCCCAGCGGCACCTTCGTCCTGGCCCCGTTCGGGATGATCGACAACTACACGCTGGCGCGGTGGCTGTTCATCGGCGTCAACACGGCCGCGATCATCGCCGCGTTGTGGCTGCTCATGCGGCTGTTCGACCTCGACGTCCGGTCGTTCGCCGCCCCCGCCATCCTGCTCGCGGCGTTCTGCACCGAGGCCGTCACCAACACCCTGGTCTTCACCAACGTCAACGGCGTGGTCTTCCTGTGCCAGGTGGCGTTCCTCTACCTGCTCCACCGACGGCGCCTGTGGTGGGCGGGCGCGGCCATCGGCATGTCCCTGGCCATCAAACCGATGCTCGCGCCACTGCTCGTGCTGCCCCTGATCCGGAAGCAGTGGCAGCCCTTCGTCACCGCGGCCGCGATTCCCGCGGTCACCATGGCCGCCGGCTGGGCCCTGACCGTCGATGCCCGCAGCTACGTCGACACCACCCTCACGTACATGGGCGAGGTACGCGACTACTACAACAGTTCGATCGCCGGGCTGGGCCTGTACTACGGGGTGCCCGAGCCGATCGTCCTGGTGGCCCGGATCCTGGTCGTGGTGGCCACCCTGCTCGCCGTGTGGCTCCTGTTGGACTACCGCCACAACCACGAGGTGCTGTGGCTCGCGACGACCTCCGGGGTCGTGCTCACCGGCGTCTTCCTCGTGTCCACCCTGGGGCAGATGTACTACTCCATGATGCTCATCCCGCTCATGCTCACGGTGGTGCTCGACAAGTCCCTGGTCCGGAACTGGCCGGCCTGGCTCGCCGCGTACGGCTTCTTCACGCTCGACTTCTGGGAGTCGGCGCGCTGGCCGTACTACGGGCGCCTGCTGGAGTTCGCGCACCCGACCCTGGGGTGGTCGCTGTTGCTGGCCACCATCCTGGTGGTGCTGCTGTGGCGTCGCACCGATCCCCACCGGCACGAGCGGATCGCACCTGCCGCCGTGTCGGCGTAG
- the msrB gene encoding peptide-methionine (R)-S-oxide reductase MsrB yields the protein MSKPTDTHTPQPDFTLDDTEWRRRLSPEEYQVLRQAGTERPFTGEYNDTKTEGVYRCRGCGAELFRSDAKFESNCGWPSFFTPLAGGSVIEREDTSLGMTRTEVICARCHGHLGHVFAGEGYGTPTDLRYCINSLSMTLEPAED from the coding sequence ATGAGCAAGCCCACCGATACCCACACACCCCAGCCGGATTTCACGCTGGACGACACCGAGTGGCGTCGCCGTCTCAGCCCCGAGGAGTACCAGGTGCTGCGGCAGGCCGGCACCGAGCGGCCCTTCACCGGTGAGTACAACGACACCAAGACCGAGGGCGTGTACCGCTGCCGTGGCTGCGGTGCCGAACTGTTCCGCAGTGACGCCAAGTTCGAGTCCAACTGCGGGTGGCCCTCGTTCTTCACCCCCCTGGCCGGTGGGAGTGTCATCGAGCGCGAGGACACCTCACTCGGTATGACCCGCACCGAGGTGATCTGTGCGCGCTGCCACGGCCACCTGGGCCACGTGTTCGCCGGCGAGGGGTACGGCACCCCCACCGATCTGCGGTACTGCATCAACTCGCTGAGCATGACCCTGGAGCCGGCGGAGGACTGA